In a single window of the Verrucomicrobiota bacterium genome:
- a CDS encoding PA0069 family radical SAM protein: MADERSIHGRGAADNPANRFVPLQFAPDADFDPTEDPSPATRFFRDASASLITFNDSPDIPFTASLNPYRGCEHGCIYCYARPTHEYLGFSAGLDFETRIMVKDRAPELLRAELASPRWKPQWLALGTVTDGYQPVERRLKLTRRCLEVLAEFRNPVGIVTKNHLVTRDADLLAELAHADAAAVYVSVTTLDADLAAKLEPRASLPQHRLAAIRALRAAGVPVGVMVAPVIPALTDPEMPRILEAAAAAGAQFAGCVVLRLPFGVSRLFEDWLARHFPDRRDKVLGRIRDIRGGLLNDPRFGSRMSGEGIFADQINRMFHVARRRAGIHEGGPRLSTASFRAPPGPQLELFDRG; the protein is encoded by the coding sequence GTGGCTGACGAGCGCTCCATCCACGGCCGCGGCGCGGCGGACAATCCGGCGAACCGGTTTGTCCCGCTGCAATTCGCGCCCGATGCGGATTTCGATCCCACGGAGGACCCGTCCCCCGCAACGCGCTTCTTCCGCGACGCCAGCGCAAGCCTCATCACGTTCAACGACAGCCCGGACATCCCGTTCACCGCCAGCCTCAACCCTTACCGCGGCTGCGAGCACGGCTGCATCTACTGCTACGCGCGACCGACGCACGAGTATCTCGGCTTCTCGGCGGGGCTCGACTTCGAGACCCGCATCATGGTCAAGGACCGCGCGCCCGAGCTGCTCCGTGCCGAGCTCGCGTCGCCCCGGTGGAAACCGCAATGGCTCGCCCTCGGCACCGTCACCGACGGCTACCAGCCCGTCGAGCGAAGGCTCAAGCTCACGCGCCGCTGCCTCGAAGTGCTCGCCGAGTTCCGCAACCCCGTCGGCATCGTCACCAAAAACCACCTCGTCACCCGCGACGCCGACCTGCTCGCGGAACTCGCGCACGCCGATGCCGCCGCGGTTTACGTCAGCGTGACCACGCTTGATGCGGACCTTGCCGCGAAGCTCGAACCTCGCGCCTCGCTCCCGCAACACCGGCTCGCGGCCATCCGCGCGCTGCGCGCCGCCGGCGTGCCCGTCGGCGTGATGGTCGCGCCGGTGATTCCCGCGCTCACCGACCCGGAGATGCCGCGCATCCTCGAAGCCGCCGCCGCCGCCGGCGCGCAGTTCGCGGGCTGCGTCGTGCTGCGTCTCCCGTTCGGCGTTTCGCGGTTGTTCGAAGACTGGCTCGCCCGCCACTTCCCCGACCGCCGCGACAAGGTGCTCGGTCGCATCCGCGACATTCGCGGCGGGCTGTTGAACGACCCGCGCTTTGGCTCGCGCATGAGCGGCGAAGGCATCTTCGCCGATCAAATCAACCGGATGTTCCACGTCGCCCGCCGCCGCGCGGGCATTCACGAAGGCGGCCCGCGCCTCTCGACCGCTTCGTTCCGCGCGCCGCCGGGACCGCAGTTGGAACTGTTTGATCGCGGCTGA